The proteins below are encoded in one region of Danio rerio strain Tuebingen ecotype United States chromosome 14, GRCz12tu, whole genome shotgun sequence:
- the spink2.11 gene encoding uncharacterized protein LOC100537859 precursor, with product MLAQIVLLLCLSAMATAADDCPTVPNCSQYHLPACTKEYWPVCGTDGNTYGNECVLCAKILEEKLNIILISKKGEC from the exons ATGCTGGCGCAGATTGTTCTTCTGCTTTGTTTGTCAG CCATGGCAACAGCAGCTGATGATTGTCCTACAGTG CCAAACTGCAGTCAATACCACCTGCCCGCCTGCACCAAGGAATATTGGCCTGTGTGTGGTACAGATGGAAATACATATGGAAATGAGTGCGTGCTGTGTGCAAAAATTCT TGAGGAAAAGCTCAACATCATATTAATCTCCAAAAAGGGTGAATGCTGA